One genomic window of Medicago truncatula cultivar Jemalong A17 chromosome 1, MtrunA17r5.0-ANR, whole genome shotgun sequence includes the following:
- the LOC25483556 gene encoding uncharacterized protein, whose protein sequence is MDSKSVKDLPERPSYRKRKAGYVGKSLQETSSATPAKTGDGTSIWDDNFPFGDFVDKHFNMKTDYSAFEAWELENCAQVMLENSVQSVVFVRCMGKKVCDLEKKNKAYVEENTELRNKLSESEKNVDKLEKNLEELSLEKSRSMVKEEDLAEENSKMKIKLLIKEDMIDKLKGVIEDLKAEIEEVKAEIPVQYNAGFDKAVKQILVSISELKH, encoded by the coding sequence ATGGATTCAAAGTCTGTGAAAGATTTGCCTGAAAGACCTAGCTATAGGAAGAGGAAGGCTGGCTATGTAGGGAAATCTTTGCAAGAAACTTCATCGGCTACACCCGCCAAGACTGGCGATGGCACATCAATCTGGGATGACAATTTTCCATTTGGAGACTTTGTTGATAAGCATTTCAACATGAAAACGGACTATTCAGCATTTGAGGCGTGGGAGTTAGAAAATTGTGCTCAAGTTATGCTAGAAAATTCTGTTCAATCGGTCGTCTTTGTCCGTTGTATGGGGAAAAAGGTTTGtgatttggaaaagaaaaacaaggcTTACGTTGAAGAGAATACCGAATTAAGAAATAAGTTGTCTGAATCGGAGAAGAACGTAGATAAGTTGGAGAAAAATTTGGAAGAATTAAGCTTGGAAAAAAGTCGATCAATGGTAAAAGAAGAAGATTTGGCAGAGGAAAATTctaagatgaaaataaaattactcATCAAAGAAGATATGATTGACAAGTTGAAAGGCGTAATTGAAGATTTGAAAGCTGAAATTGAAGAGGTGAAGGCTGAAATTCCAGTGCAGTACAATGCTGGGTTTGATAAGGCAGTCAAGCAAATTTTAGTTTCAATATCTGAACTTAAACATTGA